CTACTCAGTCCATGGCAGTATATTACTCCCAATCCCATGTACTTTCATTTTGTACCTTATCGAAAACCTTCTGAAAGCCCAAACCCACAACCACCACTTCTCCCTGATCTATCCGACTAATTACaatccccccttcctcccaaaGCCAGTAGGTTTGTTaagcatgattttcctttcataaactgATTCTGTCTTGTCTAATTTTAAGTGTCCTGTTATTGCATCTTTTATTCTGGCATTTTCCTCACTTCTAACATTAGGTTTTTTTAATCCTGCAAATTCCTGTTTTTCCTCTGCCTCCTATTGTGACATCCTCCAAATCCCTTCCCAATAAATGGCTGAaatccccaaaatgcaacactcgcTTTTCTACAGTTATATAGAATATCGGTCTCATTTTGCAAACATGCTATAAGTTGTAGTGATCACAACCATAGTTACAGTATTCAAACTCAGGCACAGCCACTCTGTGAGTCTATCCTTTCTATCTTTAGCCATGATTATGCTTTTGTAATAAGTCAACAATAAGTCAACCTAAATGTGCAGTAATTTCATTTGCATAAattcataggtcataggagcagaagtaagcaattgggcccatcaagtctacactgctatgcaatcatggctgatctatctttccctctgaaccccattctcttgccttctccccataacccttgacacccttactaatcaagtatctgtcaatctccagcctaaaaatacccaataacaaggcctccacagccctctgtggcaagttGGACAGCAGAGTGCGTATAGTCTAGAATATTATCTAATCAAAAACATGATGCAGGAATTGCACCCGAGATTCATGCTAGCTATTGAAAGATCACATGTTCCACAACATGACTTCtttcccagatagacacaaaatgctggagtaactcagcgggtcaggcagcatttctggagaaaaggaatagatgacgtttcgggtcgagacacttcttcagtctgaagaaaggtcacgacccgaaacgtcacctattccttttctccagagatgttgcctgaaccgctgagttactccaactttttgtgtctatcttcggtgtaaaccagcatctgtagttccttcctgcacatgacttCTCTCTTTATGAATATGGACTGAGAAGCATTCCATGAAGACAGCCACACCTTCAGACCAATAGCtgatttattaaaataaaatacataCATAAACAGCTTATAATTTTCACAGTAGAACACTTTACTCGCCTACAATCACTAGTCATGTAAATATATAACTCTCCAATTTAAGACAACCTAAGCACATGCTCCCCTTGTCCAGGTCAACCATTCAAAGCAAAGCTAGTTTCAGATGTGTTTTTAATACAGAGGCAGGTTTGCTGTTGTTGCTGAAAAGTTAAGGGTCAGCCCACACCACAAATGGAATTACAGAAAAGCTCCTGAGAATTTCATCCAAACCAGATGTAAAAAATATTATAGAggtaaaaaatattttcatttatgGCCTACAGTAACATAATTATGAATAATTAAAGAGATAATCAATAATGTAACTATTTCAGAGGTGCCTGAGTATTATTCCATTTTGTTCAAACTccaatatttcaaatatatgGTCTCAAATATGTCATTGATTGTGTCTCTAGGAAACATTTAAAACCATGGATGCCATATGAACTTCTTTAATGCTGCTTCTGGCAGTTTTGATAACAAATTACAAACTTGCTTTGGATAAAAAAAAGTATCATTTCAACATTGGGGTTGGTTAGGACAATGTACAGGATAAATAAATTACCAGGCCAAAACATAAATCTTAAGTTAAACATTTCTCTTTCTCAGCATGTCTGCTGTGACCCTGGGTGCGCCTaatgagagatagatagatgagaATCCATAAGGAGTTTCCAAAATAAAGGTGGATAGTATGTTATGAGGAAAACGTCAGGGGAAATATTGGATAACATGCTTCACAAAGTACTGGTGCGGGCAACCACGCTgggttgaatagacaatagacaacagacaataggtggaggaggaggccattcggcccttcgagtcagcaccgccattcaatgtgatcatggctgatcattctcaatcagtaccccgttcctgccttctccccataccccctgactccactatccttaagagctctatctagctctctcttgaatgcattcagagaattggcctccactgccttctgaggcagagaatggtcTCTGAGTTGCATGGTTGTGCAGTTGTCTTGCCTGTAATGTTACACCTTGAACTGTTTGACCCAACCAGTGGTTTGCTGAAACACAGCACACAAAAAAATGCTCTGATAAATGGGATGTCATAAACGTAATTACAATTCAATACTagtataaaatgctggaaatgctcagcaggtcggacagcatctgaggagagaagaccATTTTTTAAGCGCAGGAAACGAGGTTTATTTCAAGCATTGTTTTTAAACTTTCGCGTTACTGAAATGATTGAGAGATCTGCAAAAAGAATGTAAAAGCGGTCAGTCAGTCCCTCGCTTCAATTTGGCACTTTTATTTTGTCAGTACGTTTATTACTTTTGTTAAATACAGTTGTCTTTTTGttcaaaaaaaaaacagatttcaGAAACACTTTCTGTGCACGATGTTCGGCCCGACCTCCTTGTACTCGCAGGCCGTGATCCACATCTGCTGGAAggcggagagggaggagaggatggaGCCCCCCATCCACACCGAGTATTTCCTCTCGGGCGGAGCACACACCCTGATCGGGGTGCCTGTGGGGACCATTTTGGTCATCTCCTTCAGCATCCTCTCGTCCATCCCAGGGAACAGGCTGGAGCCGCCAGCCAGGATAATGTTGGCGTACAGGTCTCTCCTCAGGTCAATGTCACACTTCATGATGGTGTTGAAGCACAGCTTGTCGATGCCGGGCGCCTCGATGCCAATGTTGGCCGGGAGGAAGAGGGTCTCGGGGCAACGGAACCTCTGGTTTTGGATCTTGATGATCTGACCGTCGGGCAGCTTGTAGTCCCTCTCCACTTCGCAAGGTTTCCTGCACATCTCTGCCTGCAGGTCCGGGGTCACGTAGCAAAGCCTCTCCTTAATGTCCCTCACGATCTCCTTCTCGGCCGTGCTGACGAACGAGATGCCGCTCTCGGTCAGGATCCTCACCAGGTACTCGGTCAGGTCCCTGCCCCCGACCTCCAGCCTCAGGACGGCGTGGGGCAGGCAGTAGCCCTCGTAGATGGGCACGGTGTGGGTCACGCCGTCACCACTGTCCATCACACAGCCGGTGGTTCTGCCCGAGGCATAGAGGGCCAGCACAGCCTGGATGGCCACGTACATGGCCGGGACTTCGAAGCCCTCGAAGAGGATCTGGCACAGCTTCTCCCTGTTGGCCAGCGGGTTGAGGGGGGCCTCGGTCAGCAGGGCCGGCCTCTCGTTAGGCTTGATTTTCAAGTCGTTGTCGTACACGTACCTCCAGATCTTGTCCATGTCGTCCCAGGAGGTGACGATGCCGTGCTCCACCGGGTACTTGATGGACAACACCCCTCTCTTGACTTGGGCCTCGTCGCCAATGTAGAAGTCCTTCTGGCCGGCCCCTATGATGAGCGCTTTCTGACGGGGCTTGCCGATCATGTTGTTGAAGATCGAGCGAGGCTCCTTGTCCCCCGAGATGCCAGCTTTGATCAGACCCGATCCATTGTCGATGACGATGGCGGGCTGCAGGTCCACCATTATTGCCAGGGGCCCCTGGAGTCGCCAACCCAACGCCTTAACTCAACACTAACAAGGCTGCACCAAGGACGCGCTTGCCAAAGCCGCTTACACCGCAATGAACTGATGACCCTTGGGGCCCTTGCTTTAACATTTCTGTGAGGTGTCCCCCATCCAATTGTGACCGTCTTGGAAGAATTATGAGGAAATAATCATCGGTGGTCACTGTCGCGTCATCTAGCAACCTCTGGACAACCATTCAGCACGGTCAATGTGATAAGTTTGTAGCCCTGTTAATAAAGCCCTGATATCAACAGTCCATCTGTACTGCCGCACCATCAATTGAACCACGAACCTCCAACGATCAATTTAATGAATAGATGTAATGCATTTTTATCCGTTGCTCTCTAACGGTAATCGAATGTCTTGGATTAATGTTAATGCTCCAGACAAGattcattcatttaaaaaaaaaatgtaattaggGTAAGTACCATACTATTTTATATTTTACTGTTACTCTTCCCTTTGCACCAATATTGAACCAAATGGTGCATTTGGGCGAAGACAGGTTTTCTGGTctgttataagaagataactgcagatgctggtacaaatcgaaggtgtttattcacaaaatgctggagtaactcagcaggtcaggcagcatctcgggagagaaggaatgggtgacgtttcgggtcgagacccttctggtctGTTAACCCGCTCGCTGCCTCTCTTgctctgtcaagtcaagtcaagtcaattttatttgtatagcacatttaaaaacaacccacgttgaccaaagtgctgtacatctgctcTGTAGGGTGTTCTATCAAACACCAAGACCCCAGTCATACACCAACAGCACCTGTGCAGTACGTTAGGTAGAGTCAATGAACGGCTTCATCTGTTCCCACTCCTTGTGAAAATAGTTTACAAGGAAATCCACGAGATCCCTCCTGTATTAAACAGCGTGCATTAAGCAGCGTGTGGTTTTCTTCAAACGATCACATTTTTATATCGTCATTTAGTTGAAAAAAAATTACCAAGTGCTTGGCAGGAGAATTATGAAAGGAAAATTGCCAGCATAGTTTAGAAAGAAATTGAGGTcaaaggttataaggtcataagtgataggagtagagttagtccattcggcccatcaagtctactctgccattcaatcatggctgatctatctctccctcctaaccccattctcctgccttctccccacaacctctgacacctgtactaatcaagaagataCATTGAGACAGATAAACCTTCAGGGTATCTTTAGTCAGACTTTACTGGGCTCTATCTTGTAATAAACataattccttttatcctgtatctgcaaacTGTGGgctgtttgtaatcatgtatacagCAGTCTTTtggctaactggatagcatgcaagaaaaaaagttttcactgtacctcggtacacgtgacaataaactacgctaaactaaactaaacaaagagatATGCTTCCGGGAAGACGGATACGTTAAGGAATGTAATTCCAGAGGTTAGGAGCTGCCGCTGTGGAAGGTAGGGGCGCCAATAGTGAAACACTGGCAGTTAGGAAGGccacacttgccaagctttgtcctactTCCActtcttttccatctttctcctCCCATCATAATCATTTTAAACAAGGGTCCTGATTTGAAACATCGctgactccacagatgctgcctgacctcctgagttactccagcactttgttgtttggCCAGGATTGTGGTCAGGAGTTCTTAGAGTAAAGTCGGGGTGGAGAAGTTTACTGACAGTGAGAGATGAGGATAAGAAATAATTTGAAAGTAAAGTAGAGCATTTTTAAATACAGAGGAATGCTGGAAAAATGTAGGTGAGTTGGGGAATAGATGATTATATGCAGGACTTTGTGTGAGTCAGCACACAGGAGCAGAGATTTGGAAAAGACATGGAAAGGAACTTAAATGTGACCACATTTGGAGACCCACATGAAtcatcatcaggtcataaggaataggagtagatttaggccattcggcccatcaagtctactccgccattcaatcaaggctgatctatcccttcctcctaaccccattcttctgccttctccccataacccctggcacccatgctaatcaagaatctatctatctatgccttaaaaatatccactgacttggactccacggccctctgtgacaaagaatccacagattcaccagcctctgactaaagacatttctcctcatctccttcctaaaagaatgtcctttaattctgatataTTGTACGGTTATATTAACGTATGGAATAATTAtaaagaagataggcacaaaaagctggagtaactcagtgggacaggcagcatctctggagagaaggaatgggtgacattttaggttgagactcttcttcagattggaatAATTATTGTGGATTGGGGGATAAGGTGGAGGAATGCATCATCTGGCACCTTGCCTTGCACACATCTGCAGCGTGGGTAATGGAGGAAGGTGGAAGTGTACAGAGTAATCAAGTCCCGAGGTGCCACTGAAGTCGGGAAGAGTTCAAGCAGGAAAAAAGCTGAGACAGGGGCAGAGTCGTCAGATGCAGGTGGATTTGGTGAAGGAGAGGCAGTGTGGTCTAATGTGTGATACACAATCAAATCTAATAAGATACCAACGTTTGTGAACTGCCTCTATCACCCTTATACCAAACAAAGGAGAGGGATGCAGACAGTCCAGATTCAGTTTCTGGCAAGGTTCATGGTTTCAGTCTTTCCAGCTTTGAGTTGAAGAGAATTTCTGCTCACTCTGTATTTGAGGTGAGACAGTCAGAGCCTGTGGAAGTATTGAGGGGGCTTGAGGGTGAGTGTGGTGGAGTGAAGTGTCATGGTTAGACATGCTAAATCTATATTGCATTTTCAGATGTTCAGGATAACAAAAGCAGTTCCGGCATGAAACATTccctgtacagatgctgcctgacccactgagtgcctccagcacttcGCTTATTACTGCATAGTCGTTTTGTTATCAAAATTGAAGCTCATCAGATGTAATTGCCCAACACTCAGTGACATTGGAGCGGCACAATggagcagtgggtagagctgctgcctcacggtgccggaggaccacgggcgctgtttgtgtggagttcgcacgttctccttgttaccctgtgggtttcttccaggtgtagtggtttccccccacatcccaaagatgtgtgggtttgtagctgaattggcctctaaattgctcctaatgtgtagggagtggatgagaaagtggaataatatagaactggtgtgttaacaagtgatcaatggttggtgtggtttaactgggcggaagggcctgtttccatgctgtacctctaagcttTAAGGGATTGTATACTGGAGCAGACTCAAAGGACCAGGTGGCCTAGTACTGCTTCAGATTGGTGTGTAATCATTGTGAATTTGGGGTAGATGGGATGGTTTATATGAAGCATTTCGGATGAGTTATCCTCAGAGAACTTGGCTATTGTCACTCGTGGCTGCTACTACTTCATGATCTCCTCCACTAACCAACAGCTCCTGTTCCTCCACCTCATGCGCATTATCCTTCACCAACTGCTGGTATTGATGCACTGCCCTGATGGGTGAGAGGGGTTGggtccaaattggaggaacagcatctcatatttcgcttgggcagcttatagcccagtggtatgaatattgatttctctaacttcaagtaaccccggcattccctctctctctctatccctcccctactcaagtcgcaccagcttctcgttttcacccaacaaactgctgacaatgacctgtttcctttatcatggttacttttttgcatatctttcattcattttctttatctctctacatcatcatctatatctcttgtttctcttttccctaactagtctgaagaagggtctcgacatgaaacgtcacccattccttctaaccagagatgctgcttgacccgctgagttgctccagtgttttgtgtctatcttgggcccAAATGATGAACTGAGTAAGGGAGTATTTAACAAACAACTACAAAATCTGGTCAGCCATTCAGGTTGGTGCTGAATCCCAGCTCTGCAGCTGTGGCCACATTCCTAAATGGATTGGAACAAAATCAGACCTGCCGAGATGCCAGCCTGTAACCTGGCAGACTGTTTGAAATAAAGGCCAGACATAGAGCTGGCACAGGATGAATAAATCTTAACTCCTGTTGGGAAGCCCCAGCGCAAGCTTTCACAAGCATTGTAAGCAGTGCGATTCATTTCTATTGCTTGTGATGAGAAGCACACAGGGCTGTATGAATGCAGTTTATGGCACCTTGAACAACTTTAATGGAGATCCTCTCTTGTCCTGTTTATCTTTGCCCAGGAAGAGAGATAGCgccataaagcgtggaaacagaccttttggcccaactttcccaccgaccaacatgtccaatctacactagtcccaattgcctgcatttggcccatatccctctaaaccctctcctatccatgtatctgtctaattgcttcataaacattacgatagttcctaccctcaactacctcgtccggcagctcgttccatactacCACCGTTTGtatgacaaagttacccctcagattcctataaatctttccccccttcaccttaagcctgttctctctggttctcaattcccctactctggacaagagactgcgcATCTGCCCGAGCTATTCGCTGTAGATGTAGATGATTTTGCTGGCACAAGGAACCTCCAGCCATCTCCTAGTGATTGCAATAAGAATGTGTACTCATGTTACCCTCTGAATATTTGAAGGAGTCTGCTGGAGGGGAGGTGACCTCACAATCTGCAGACTGCTGTGGCAAAGCGActgttggggcggcacggtggcgcagcgttagagttgctgccttacagcgaatgcagcgccggagacttaggttcgatcctgactacgggtgctgtactgtacggagtttgtacgttctccccgtgacctgcgtgggttttctccgagatcttcggtttccttccgcactccaaagacgtacaggtttgtaggttaattggctgggcaaatgtaaaaattgtccctagtgagtgtaggatagtgttaatgtgcggggatcgctgggcggcgcggacttggtgggccgaaggtcctgtttctgcgctgtatctctaaatctaaaaaaaaatctaaaaaaaagcaaGTTGGTGTGCAAACCAGCGACACGTTCCTTAATTACCAAAATACTTAATTTTCTATAATTTATGAAAGCACTTCATCCAATGATAGGAAGGTGTTTCTTTTAAGGGAGTCACaagagactacgggtgctggaaaCTTGTACAAAAATACCCGATACACTGACTTCCATCAGCACTTTGTTGCTATTTTTTTTTCCCAAGGGTCAAGTTGAGGTTTCAACAGGTAATATGGCTTGGACATCACTTGGTTTATGAAGCGAAGGcaattagaacatagagcatagaacactacagcatgtgaacagcccttcagcccgcagtgtgcatgccgaacataatgcaaggttaaactaatcttccttgcctgcaaatgatccatatccatccatttccattgtgtctatctaaaaatctaaaaactgccgtggggtggggtgggtattGCGAAAAGCAAAGGAGGATGtggcgcgggatactttgtaactttgtcagcgccatttatgtaggcacggtggcgcagcggtggagttgctgccttacagcgaatgcagcgccggagactcaggttcgatcctgactatgggtgctgtactgtacggagtttgtacgttctccccgtgacctgcgtgggttttctccgagactcttcggtttcctccaacactccaaagacgtacaggtttgtaggttaattggctgggcaaaatataaaaaagaattgtccccggtgggtgtaggatagtgttaatgtgcggggattgctgggcggcgcggacccggtgggccaaagggcctgtttctgcgctgtatctctaaatctaaatctaaaaaatctaaaatcaagtgactatttgcataccttccaagcaaaaaatttcactgtgccttgccacatgtgacaataaagaattcaATCATAATAATC
The genomic region above belongs to Rhinoraja longicauda isolate Sanriku21f chromosome 13, sRhiLon1.1, whole genome shotgun sequence and contains:
- the LOC144599438 gene encoding actin-like encodes the protein MVDLQPAIVIDNGSGLIKAGISGDKEPRSIFNNMIGKPRQKALIIGAGQKDFYIGDEAQVKRGVLSIKYPVEHGIVTSWDDMDKIWRYVYDNDLKIKPNERPALLTEAPLNPLANREKLCQILFEGFEVPAMYVAIQAVLALYASGRTTGCVMDSGDGVTHTVPIYEGYCLPHAVLRLEVGGRDLTEYLVRILTESGISFVSTAEKEIVRDIKERLCYVTPDLQAEMCRKPCEVERDYKLPDGQIIKIQNQRFRCPETLFLPANIGIEAPGIDKLCFNTIMKCDIDLRRDLYANIILAGGSSLFPGMDERMLKEMTKMVPTGTPIRVCAPPERKYSVWMGGSILSSLSAFQQMWITACEYKEVGPNIVHRKCF